Proteins from a single region of Chryseobacterium sp. W4I1:
- a CDS encoding serine hydrolase, translating into MKQKFSFLLFLAAVGLFNAQVEEKKLDELIQNTLKTFDVPGMSVGIIKDGKVIYSKGFGQRSLTTKQPMDDNTLVGIASNSKGFTCTALAILADEGKLNWDDKVSKYIPEFQMYDPYVSQNITIKDLITHRAGLGLGQGDLMFFPEGGNLTVNDIVHNVRYLKPENPFRTTLDYNNIMFIIAGEVIHRISGLSWAEFIEQRIMKPVGMTSSFGSYSRAKAVSNKIDAHAPVDGKAIAVPHDWNETGNAAGGIMSNIKDMTTWAECLLNNFTTKDGKKLVSDKNVQQLWSLQIPDKVAMKNPYDTSFYGYGLGWFLSDVKGHKQIQHTGGLIGTVTQFTLIPDMKLGIVVLTNQQSGAAFNTITNTVKDSYLGMADRNWLKTYGERMSKVNLEYDKQKKEAFAKSDAFKKDKNLQPKAEQFTGKYNDQWFGDVEIVQQGNTYRIACKNSPRLKGELLPYSNNSFIIKWDDRSYDADAYIIFDYDETGKAASARLKPISDVTDFSFDFDDLDLKKVK; encoded by the coding sequence ATGAAGCAGAAATTTTCTTTTCTACTTTTTCTAGCGGCAGTGGGCCTGTTTAATGCCCAGGTTGAAGAAAAAAAATTGGATGAGCTCATCCAGAATACTTTAAAGACTTTCGATGTGCCGGGAATGTCTGTAGGCATAATAAAAGACGGAAAAGTGATCTATTCCAAAGGTTTCGGGCAGCGTTCTCTTACCACCAAACAGCCAATGGATGATAATACTTTGGTAGGTATTGCATCCAATTCCAAAGGGTTTACCTGTACTGCGCTTGCTATTTTAGCCGATGAAGGAAAGCTGAACTGGGATGATAAAGTTTCAAAATACATCCCTGAATTTCAGATGTATGATCCATACGTTTCGCAAAATATAACCATTAAAGATCTGATTACCCATCGAGCTGGACTGGGACTAGGACAAGGCGATCTGATGTTTTTTCCGGAAGGCGGAAATCTGACTGTGAATGATATTGTTCACAATGTAAGATACCTGAAGCCTGAAAACCCTTTCAGAACAACATTAGACTATAACAATATCATGTTCATCATAGCTGGAGAAGTGATCCACAGGATTTCCGGACTCAGTTGGGCCGAATTTATAGAGCAAAGAATTATGAAACCTGTAGGAATGACTTCAAGTTTTGGAAGCTACAGCAGAGCTAAGGCCGTATCCAATAAGATTGATGCTCATGCTCCGGTAGACGGAAAAGCCATTGCAGTTCCCCATGATTGGAATGAAACCGGAAATGCAGCAGGCGGAATCATGAGTAATATTAAAGATATGACCACTTGGGCAGAATGTCTTTTAAATAATTTCACGACCAAAGACGGTAAGAAACTCGTTTCAGATAAGAATGTTCAGCAGTTATGGAGTCTGCAGATTCCTGATAAAGTTGCCATGAAAAATCCTTATGACACGAGCTTTTACGGCTACGGATTGGGATGGTTCCTAAGCGATGTGAAAGGTCACAAACAAATTCAGCATACCGGCGGTTTGATTGGGACGGTTACCCAGTTTACCCTGATTCCTGATATGAAATTAGGAATTGTTGTACTTACCAACCAGCAGTCCGGTGCCGCTTTCAACACGATTACAAACACTGTAAAAGATTCTTATCTAGGCATGGCAGACAGAAACTGGCTGAAAACCTACGGTGAGAGAATGTCAAAAGTAAACCTAGAATATGACAAGCAGAAAAAAGAAGCTTTCGCTAAATCTGATGCCTTTAAAAAAGATAAAAACCTTCAGCCAAAAGCAGAACAGTTCACCGGAAAATATAATGACCAATGGTTTGGAGATGTTGAAATTGTACAGCAGGGAAATACCTACAGAATTGCATGCAAAAATTCTCCAAGACTGAAAGGGGAACTGCTTCCTTATTCCAATAATTCATTCATCATCAAATGGGACGACAGAAGCTATGATGCCGATGCCTACATCATTTTCGATTATGATGAAACCGGAAAAGCAGCATCTGCAAGATTAAAGCCTATCTCAGATGTTACGGACTTTAGCTTCGATTTCGATGATCTCGATCTGAAAAAAGTAAAATAA
- a CDS encoding histidine phosphatase family protein — protein MKKLILVRHAKSDWPEETEDFDRPLADKGLEDAMNMSRFMKSNNISIDRFVSSPAVRALNTCKIFNQTYQLNVSTEEKLYNPSERNFESVIYDLDDSVSSVALFSHNNGISNFANSISEDIFHFPTCGVAGFEIDCNSWSEFDGAGKKLLFFYEPGKI, from the coding sequence ATGAAGAAACTCATCCTCGTAAGACATGCGAAAAGCGACTGGCCGGAAGAAACAGAGGACTTCGACAGACCCTTGGCAGACAAGGGATTGGAAGACGCCATGAACATGTCCAGATTCATGAAAAGCAATAACATTTCTATTGACCGGTTTGTTTCCAGTCCGGCAGTACGTGCATTAAATACATGTAAAATATTCAACCAAACCTATCAGCTGAATGTCTCTACAGAAGAGAAGCTTTACAATCCTTCAGAAAGGAATTTTGAATCTGTAATCTACGATCTGGATGACAGCGTAAGCTCTGTGGCTCTCTTTTCACATAACAACGGAATTTCCAATTTTGCAAATTCAATTTCTGAAGATATTTTTCATTTCCCCACCTGCGGAGTAGCCGGTTTTGAAATCGACTGCAATTCGTGGTCTGAATTTGACGGTGCCGGTAAAAAACTTCTGTTTTTTTATGAGCCAGGGAAAATATAG